The genomic window GTAGCGCGCCTGGTCGATGTCGAACGACCGGCCCGAGCCCGCGCCGACGACCTGGATGATGGACGCGCACTCGGCGTTCTTCAGCATGTCGGCGATCGAGGACTTCTGGACGTTCAGGATCTTGCCGCGGATCGGCAGCAGCGCCTGGAACTCGGAGTTGCGCGCGGCCTTGGCCGAGCCCATCGCCGAGTCACCCTCGATGATGAACATCTCGGAGCGGTCGACGTCGTCGGAGCGGCAGTCGGCCAGCTTGGCCGGCAGCGCCGAGGTCTCCAGCGCGTTCTTGCGGCGCTGGGCCTCCTTGTGCTGGCGCGCGGTGATCCGGGTCCGGGCGGCGTTGGCGATCTTCTCCAGCACGCCCCGGGCCATCGGCTTGTCGTTGCGCTTGGCCGAGGTCAGGAACTCCTTGAAGGAGTTCTCCACGACGCGGGCCACGATCCGCCTGGCCGCCGGGGTGCCCAGGACCTCCTTGGTCTGGCCCTCGAACTGCGGCTCGGCCAGCCGGACGGTGACCACCGTGGTCAGGCCCTCGAAGACGTCGTCGCGGATCACGTCGTCGTCGTTGACCTTCAGCAGTTTGGCCGCCCGCAGCTGCTCGTTGGCCGCCTTCAGCAGACCGCGGCCGAAGCCGTCGAGGTGGGTGCCGCCCTTGGGGGTGGCGATGATGTTCACGAAGGAGCGGACCACGGTGTCGTACTCGGTGCCCCAGCGCAGCGCCACGTCCACGAACAGCTCGCGCTCGATGTCCGCCGGGGTCATGTGGCCCTGGTCGTCCAGCATCGGGACGGTCTCGGTGAACTTGCCCGAGCCGGTGAAGCGCAGCGTGTCGGTGATCGGGCGGTCCGGCGCCAGGAACTCCACGAACTCCGAGATGCCGCCGGCGTAGGAGAAGACCTCCTCGTTGTGACCGCCGTCACGCTCGTCGACCACCTTGATGGTCAGGCCCGGCACCAGGAACGCGGTCTGCCGCGCGCGGGAGTACAGCTCGTCCAGGACGAACTCGGCGTCCTTCAGGAAGATCTGCCGGTCCGGCCAGAAGCGGGTGCGGGTGCCGGTGGGCGCGGCGCCCTTGGCGCGCGAGACCTTGCCGACCTTGCGCAGCCCCGACTCGGGCTTGAACTTCGCCTCGGGGCCGTCCCCGTCGAACACGCCGGGGATCCCGCGCTGGAAGGAGATCGCGTGCACGCTGCCGGCCCGGTCGACCTCCATGTCCACCCGCGAGCTGAGCGCGTTGACCACGGAGGCGCCGACGCCGTGCAGGCCGCCGGAGGCGGCGTAGGAGCCGCCGCCGAACTTGCCGCCGGCGTGCAGCTTGGTCATCACGACCTCGACGCCGGACAGGCCGGTCTTGGGCTCCACGTCCACCGGGATGCCTCGGCCCTGGTCCCGGACCTCGGCCGAGCCGTCCTTGTGCAGGACGATCTCGATCTTGTCCCCGAACCCGGCCAGCGCCTCGTCGACCGAGTTGTCG from Catenulispora sp. GP43 includes these protein-coding regions:
- a CDS encoding type IIA DNA topoisomerase subunit B, with protein sequence MSAQGRPAPSADKDGSYTARHLLVLEGLDAVRKRPGMYIGSNDGRGLMHCLWEIIDNSVDEALAGFGDKIEIVLHKDGSAEVRDQGRGIPVDVEPKTGLSGVEVVMTKLHAGGKFGGGSYAASGGLHGVGASVVNALSSRVDMEVDRAGSVHAISFQRGIPGVFDGDGPEAKFKPESGLRKVGKVSRAKGAAPTGTRTRFWPDRQIFLKDAEFVLDELYSRARQTAFLVPGLTIKVVDERDGGHNEEVFSYAGGISEFVEFLAPDRPITDTLRFTGSGKFTETVPMLDDQGHMTPADIERELFVDVALRWGTEYDTVVRSFVNIIATPKGGTHLDGFGRGLLKAANEQLRAAKLLKVNDDDVIRDDVFEGLTTVVTVRLAEPQFEGQTKEVLGTPAARRIVARVVENSFKEFLTSAKRNDKPMARGVLEKIANAARTRITARQHKEAQRRKNALETSALPAKLADCRSDDVDRSEMFIIEGDSAMGSAKAARNSEFQALLPIRGKILNVQKSSIADMLKNAECASIIQVVGAGSGRSFDIDQARYGKVILMADADVDGSHIRCLLLTLFHRYMRPMLEAGRVYAAVPPLHRIEVIGAGRAKNEYIYTYSDSEMRRTVAELLKKGKRIKEPIQRYKGLGEMDADQLAETTMDPRHRTLRRITVADGESADKAFDLLMGNDVAPRREFIINSAAVLDRSRIDA